GCTTGTCCTCCGGCGTCGCCTCGGCCAGCACGTCGTCGATGCCGGCCTCCGCGGCGATCGCCCGGGCGGTCCGCTCGTTGTCCCCGGTGATCATCACCGTGCGGATGCCCATCCGGCGCAGCTCTGCGAACCGCTCGGCCATCCCCGCCTTGACGACGTCCTTCAGGTGGATGACACCCAGCACCCGGGCGCCGTCCGAAGCAGCGACCGCGAGCAGCAGCGGCGTCCCGCCGACGGCGGAGATGCTGTCGACGACGTCCTCGACCTCCGGCGGCACCGGCCCGTCCTGCGACCGCACCCACGCCAGCACCGCACCCGCGGCGCCCTTGCGCAGCTGCCGGCCGTCGGGCAGGTCGACCCCGCTCATCCGGGTCTGCGCGGTGAACGGCACGAACTCCGCACCGGGCAGGTCGTCCCGCCCGCGCAGCCCGTAGCTGGCCTTCGCCAGGACGACGATGCTGCGCCCCTCCGGCGTCTCGTCGGCCAGCGAGGCCAGCTGCGCGGCGTCGGCGACCTCCTCGTCGGAGCACCCGCCGACCGCGACGAACTCCGACGCCTGCCGGTTGCCGAGGGTGATGGTGCCGGTCTTGTCCAGCAGCAGGGTGTTCACGTCACCGGCGGCCTCGACCGCGCGGCCGCTCATCGCCAGCACGTTGCGCTGCACCAGCCGGTCCATCCCGGCGATGCCGATCGCCGACAGCAGCGCCCCGATCGTGGTCGGGATCAGGCACACCACCAGCGCGATCAGCGTGGTCAGCGACTGCTCCGCACCCGAGTAGACGGCCAGCGGCTGCAGCGTGATGACGACAACCAGGAACACGATCGTCAGCGAGCTGAGCAGGATGTTCAGCGCGATCTCGTTCGGCGTCCGCTGCCGGGAGGCGCCCTCGACCAGCGCGATCATCCGGTCGACGAACGTCTCTCCCGGCTTGCTGGTGACCTCCACGACGATCCGGTCGGAGAGCACCGTCGTCCCGCCGGTCACCGCCGAGCGGTCACCGCCGGACTCGCGGATCACCGGCGCCGACTCCCCGGTGATCGCCGACTCGTCGACGCTGGCGATCCCCTCGACGACGTCGCCGTCCCCCGGGATGATCTGCCCGGCGACGACGACCACCCGCATGCCCGGCCGCAGGTCGGCGGCGGGCACCTCACCGCCGTCCAGCAGGTAGGCGACGGTGGTCTGCCGGGCCTTGCGCAGGGTGTCGGCCTGCGCTTTGCCCCGCCCCTCGGCCACGGCCTCGGCGGCGTTGGCGAACAGCACGGTCAGCCACAGCCAGCCGGCGATCAGGCAGCCGAACACCGACGTGTCGGTGATGGCCAGCACGGTGGAGAACACCGAGCCGACCCAGACCACGAACACCACGGGCTGGCGCACCAGGCCGCGCGGGTCGAGCTTGCGGACGGCGCCGGCCAGGGCCGGGCCCCACTCGATCGACGCCCGCTGCTGCGGGCGGGGCTCGGCGGGGGTGTGCACGGGTGGGCGATCGAGCGCCGCGGTCATGACAGTCCTTCTGCGTGTGTCGGGGCTACCAAAATGGCCATATCGGTGGAAGGGGTGGTCGTCATGCGAGGGCCTCCGCCAGGGGGCCCAGCGCGAGCGCCGGGAAGTACGTGAGGCCGACGACGACCAGGACGACGGCGCCCAGCAGGCCGACGAACAGCGGCTGGTGGGTGGGCAGCGTCCCGGCGGTCACCGGCGCCTTGCCCTGCACCGCGAGCCGGCCGGCCAGCGCGACCACCAGCACGATGGGCAGGAACCGGCCCAACGCCATCGCCAGGCCCAGCGCGGTGTTGAAGAACGGCGTGTTCGCGCTCAGCCCGGCGAACGCCGAGCCGTTGTTGTTCGACGCCGAGGTGAAGGCGTAGAGCAGCTCGCTCAAGCCGTGCGACCCGCTGTTGAGCAGCGAGCTCAGGCCGGTGTCGGTGGCGACCGCCACCGCCGTCCCGGTGAGCACGAGCACCGGGGTGACCAGCACGTACAGCGAGGCGAGCGTCATCTCGCGGCGGCCGAGCTTCTTGCCCAGGTACTCCGGCGTCCGGCCGACCATGAGGCCGGCGACGAACACCGCGACGACGGCGAGCACGAGCATCCCGTAGAGCCCCGAGCCGACCCCGCCGGGCGCGACCTCGCCGAGCATCATGTTCGCCAGCACGAGCATCCCGCCGGTGGGCGTGTAGCTGTCGTGCATCGAGTTGACCGCGCCGGTGGAGGTCAGCGTCGTCGCCGTTCCGAACAGGGCCGACAGCGGACCGCCGAAGCGCACCTCCTGACCCTCGGTGGCCGCGCCGGCGAGCTGCAGCGCCGCTCCCCCGGCCCGGGCCTGCGCCCAGCTGGTGAGCGCCGCCGAGGCGACGGCCAGCGACGCCATCACGCCGACGATGGCCAGGCCCTGACGACGGTCACCGACCATCCGGCCGAAGGTGCGCGGCAGCGAGAAGGGGATGGCCAGCAGCAGGAACACCTGGAACAGCGAGATCCAGGCGCTCGGGCCCTCGAAGGGGTGCGCGGAGTTGGCGTTGTAGAAGCCACCGCCGTTGGTGCCCAGCTCCTTGATCGCCTCCTGCGAGGCCACCGGCCCGCCGGGCAGGTACTGGGTGGCGCCGGCCAGCGTCGTCGCGTCGGTGCCCGACGACAGGTTCTGCACCACGCCACCGAGCACCAGGACGACGGCGGCGACCGTGGCCAGCGGCAGCAGCACCCGGGCGATCGCCCGGGTGAGGTCGACCCAGAAGTTGCCCAGCCGGTCGGTGCCGCTGCGGGCGAAGCCGCGCACCAGCGCGATCGCCACCGCGATGCCGACGGCCGCGGAGACGAAGTTCTGCACCGCCAGCCCGGCCATCTGCACCAGGTGGCCCATCGTCGACTCGCCGCTGTAGCCCTGCCAGTTCGTGTTGGTCACGAAGCTGACCGCGGTGTTCCAGGCCGAGCCCGGCTCGACCGCAGCCATCTCGTTGTCCAGCGGCAGCCACTGCTGCACGCGCTGCAGCAGGTAGAGGAAGAGCACCGACACCAGCGAGAAGGCCAGCACGCTGCGCAGGTAGACCGGCCACCGCTGCTCCGTGTCCGCATCCACGCCCACCGCGCGGTAGACCAGCCGCTCCACCCGCCAGTGCCCTGAACCAGTGGGCAGAAATGGCCATTCCTGCCCAGGCGGGGAGGCGGGGCCGGTGGTGAAGGCGTGGGCCATCCAGTCGCCCAGGGGCTTGTGCACGGCGACCAGTGCCAGCACCAGCAGCGCCACCTGCAGCCAGCCGGCTGCGGTGCTGCTCATCAGAACCGTTCCGGGAACAGCAGGCTGCCGAGCAGGTAGAGCACCAGGCCGATGGCCACGGCGAGCGCAACCCAGGTCACAGCCGTTCCACCCCTCGCACCGCCAGTGCCAGCAGCCCGAAGACCACCAGCGTCAGGAGCACGTAGACCACGTCGGTCACGTCGAGAGCACCCTCATCCGCATCCGGGTGGACGACCGGTCGTCGTCCACGTCCGGGCGGCGACGCTAGGAGCGCTCAGCGGTGCTGACGGGTGTCTTGACGCGTCCTTGACGGCGGGAGGCGGCGACCTTGACGCCGTCCTGACGGTCGTCCCCGATGGGGACAGAAATGGCCATTTCTGCCCCACGGTGGGTCCCAGGCGAACGGCGGCGCGCGGGCCGTAGCCACCGTTGTGCGCTGACTGCTGGTTCCCGGCTGGGGAACCGGCCGTCAGCGCACAACGGCGGTCTCAGGCGGACGGCGGCGGGGTCATCTGGGCGATCCGCACGGAGTTGCCGAACGGGTCGCGGAAGCCGAAGTCGATGCCGTAGGGCTGCACGACCGGCTCCTCGGGCAGCTCGACGCCCTTCTCCTTCAGCGCGGCGTGAGTCTTGTGCGCGTCGTCGGTGGTGAAGAACAGGTGTCCGCCGCCGGCGCCCTTGGTGACCAGATCGCGCACCTGGCCGGCGATCTCCGGGCTGACCGAGGGCGGCGCGGGCAGCTCCAGCAGGACGGCGTGCCCGGGGTCGCTGGGCAGCGCCACGGTCAGGAAGCGCATCGGACCGAACTGCTGGTCGGTCTGCACCTCGAAGCCGAGCGTGCCGACGTAGAAGTCCAGCGCCTGGTCCTGGTCGAGGACGTAGAGGGAGGTGATCGAGAGGGAGGTCAACATGCGAGCGACGCTAGGACCGGGCGGGGTCCCCGGGCTTCTCCGAACGTGCGGTCTCCCCGCTCGGCCGCAGCCACCGCATGCCGAAGCAGGAGGGCACCGGCGCCAGCGGCCCGCGCCGCCGGTAGACGCTCGGCGGCTCCCCGACGATGTCGGCGAACACCCGGCTGAACGTGCCCAGACTGCTGAAGCCGACGCTCATGCAGATCTCGGTCACCGACCGGTCGCTGCTGCGCAGCAGGAACATCGCCCGCTCCACCCGGCGCCGCTGCAGGTAGCGGTGCGGGGGCTCGCCGAACGTGGCCGTGAAGGTGCGGCTGAAGTGCGCCGGTGAGACGTGCGCGAGCCGGGCCAGCGTCGGGACGTCGAGGGGCTCGGCGTAGGCGCGGTCCATCGCGTCCCGGGCGCGCAGCATCCGCCGGTTGGAGTCCTCGCTCGCCCGGCTCATCGGACCGGTCGCGGCGTGCTGCCCATGGCGCCCCCTCCCCTGACCGGACGACGGTCGCGTCGCCGGCCCTCGCCGTCAAGGATCAGGGCGTTCCCTGATGCGCCCGGGCACCGGTTCCCGACAGGCTCAGCCCAGCCGATCGCCAGCGGCACCGACCACCGTCGGCCCGACGGCGATCAAGGGGGCGGGCAGATGCGGACGACGACGGTGCGGACCCTCCCGTGGTGAGCGCCGTGCTCGACCGGGTCGGCGGCTGGCCGGCGGTGCTGGTGCTCGGGGTCGCCGCCCTCGTCCTGGCACTGGAGAGCGGCGTGATCGCCGGGGTGCTGCTGCCCGGCTCGACCACGCTCGTCGTCCTGGGGCTGTGGTCGGCGACCACCGGGACCCACCCGGCGCTGCCCATCGCCGTCGCCGCAGCCGCGAGCGCCGGTGGGGCGGTGCACGGCTGGCTGCGCGGCCACCAGCGCCGGGCCACCGGCCCACCGCAGGGCAGGTTGCGGACCCGGGTCGAACCCGCGGTCCGGCAGGCGGAGACGTGGCTGACCAGCCGGTCTCCCCGGCACACGGCCCTGGTGCTCGCGGCCGCGCACTGGGCCGCGGTCACCCGGACGCTCACGCCCCGCGTCGCCGGCGGCGGCGGGGTGCCGCTGCGGTTGCTCGGGCCGGTCGTCGCCGCCAGCAGCACCGCGTGGGCCACCACGGTCGTCCTGCTGGCCCGGGAGCTCGGGCAGCAGGTCGCCGCCGAGGCCGGCTGGGTGCCGGTCACCGTGGTCATCGTCCTGGCCGGGGCACTGCTGGTCCGTCGCCGGCTGCGGCACGGGCCCCTGACCTGCCGGCCGCACCGCCAGGCCGGCTGAGCCACCGCCCTCACCCGCCGGAGGTGGTCTTGACGGGATCCTGACGCCCGGCTGCACCGGAGTGTCGGTGGGCGGGGTGATCATGGGCGGCATGGCCCGCGGGACCCTGCGCATCTACCTCGGCGCCGCTCCCGGCGTCGGGAAGACCTTCGCCGCGCTCGGCGAGGCCCACCGGCGCCGCGAGCGGGGTTGCGACGTCGTCGTCGGCCTGGTCGAGACGCACGGCCGCCCACGCACCGTCGCCGCCCTCGACGGGCTGGAGGTGCTCCCCCGTGCCGCCGTCACCCACCGCGGCGTGACCCTGGCGGAGCTGGACGTCGACGCGCTGCTCGCCCGCCGGCCCGACTGGGTGGTCATCGACGAGCTCGCGCACACCAACGTGCCCGGCAGCCGGCACGCCAAGCGCTGGCAGGACGTCGAGCAGGTGCTCGACGCCGGGATCAACGTGCTGACCACGGTCAACGTGCAGCACCTGGAGAGCCTCAACGACGTCGTCGAGCAGATCACCGGCGTCCCGCAGCAGGAGACCGTGCCCGACGCGGTGGTCCGCCGGGCCGACCAGATCGAGCTGGTCGACATGAGCCCGGAGGCGCTGCGCCGCCGGCTCGCGCACGGCAACGTCTACGCCGCCGAGCGGGTCGACGCCGCGCTGGGCAACTGGTTCCGGATCGGCAACCTCACCGCGCTGCGCGAGCTGGCCCTGCTGTGGCTGGCCGACCGGGTCGACGAGGGGCTGCGGACGTACAAGGCCGAGCACGCCATCGACCACGTCTGGGAGGCCCGCGAACGCGTGGTGGTCGCGCTCACCGGCGGGCCGGAGGGCGAGACGCTGATCCGCCGCGCCTCCCGGGTGGCCCGGCGCAGCGGCAACGGCGTGCTGCTCGCCGTGCACGTGCTGTCCGGCGACGGCCTGGCCGGCGCCTCCTCCGGCGCGCTGCGCGCCCAGCGGTCACTGGTGGAGAGCCTGGGCGGCAGCTACCACCAGGTGGTCGGGGACGACGTCGCCGAGGCGCTGCTGGAGTTCGCCCGCGGCGTCGACGCCACCCAGCTCGTGATCGGCACCAGCCGGCGCACCCGCTGGGCCAGGGCGCTGCGCGGCGGCATCGGCGGGCGGGTGATCGCCGGCTCCGGCGAGATCGACGTGCACATCGTCACCCACTCGGCCGCCGGGTCACAGCGCTGGCGGCTGCCCCGCAGCCAGGGCGCGCTCACCGCGCGGCGCCACTGGCTGGGGTGGCTGCTGGCCGCCGTCGGCGTCCCGGTGCTGGCGCTCAGCTGCATCGCCGCCCAGGCGGCGCTGTCCCTGGCCAGCGTGCTGCTGGTGTTCGTGCTGCTGGTCATGGCCGTCGCCATCGTCGGCGGGCTGTGGCCGGCGCTCGCCGCGGCGGTCGCCGGCGGTCTGGTGGCCAACTGGTTCTTCACCGCCCCCACCGGCCGGCTCACGGTCAGCCAGGTCGACGACGTCGTCTCGCTCTTCGGCGGGGTGGTCGTGGCCGTCGCCGTGGCCGCCGTCGTCGACCGGTCCGCGCGCCGGGCCACCGCCGCCGCCCGCTCCCGCGCCGAGACCGCGATGCTCGCGTCGCTGTCCCGCTCCGTGCTCGCCGGCGACCGGGGGCTGCCCAGCCTGCTGGAGCAGATCCGGGAGGCGTTCGGGCTGCGCTCGGTGACCATGGTCGAGACGGCCGAGGGCCGGGAGCAGACCGTGGGCACCTGCGGCGAGCACGGCGCCGACGAGCAGGTCGAGGACGTCGCCGTCACCGACACGCTGACCCTGCGGCTGTGCGGCCGGGCGCTGCCCGCCGGCGACCGGCGCGTGCTGGTCTCCTTCGCCGAGCAGGCCGCCGTGGCCCTGCAGCAGGGCCGGCTCGCCGCGCAGGCCGCGGAGGCCTCCCGGCTGGCCGCCGGCAACAGCATGCGCAACGCCCTGCTTGCCGCGGTCAGCCACGACCTGCGCACCCCGCTGGCCGGGATCAAGGCCGCCGCCTCCGCGCTGCGCACCGAGGAGCTGGAGCTCAGCGAGTCCGACCGCGCCGAGCTGGTCGCCACCGTCGACGAGTCCGCCGACCGGCTGACCGGCCTGGTCGACAACCTGCTGGACATGAGCCGGCTGCAGGCCGGCGTGGTCACCCCCGCCGCGGCGCCGGTCGACCTCGCCGCGGTGGTCAGCCGCGCGCTCACCTGGCTGGAGCCCACCGAGCGACGCCGGGTGGCCCGCGGGGAGGCCGCCGACCTGCCGCCGGCGCTGGCCGACCCGGGGCTGCTGGAGCGGGTGGTGGCCAATCTGCTGCTCAACGCCGCGAGCCACGCGACCGGCGGCCTGCACGTCGACGCCTCCCGGCTGGACGGCCGGGTCGAGCTGCGCGTCGTCGACCGCGGCCCCGGCGTGCCCGCCCGGGACCGCGACCGGATGTTCGCCCCGTTCCAGCGGCTGGGCGACTCCCCCGCCGGGCAGGGCGTCGGCCTGGGACTGGCCGTGGCCCGCGGCCTGACCGAGGCGATGGGCGGCACGCTCACCGCCGAGGAGACCCCCGGCGGCGGGCTGACCATGGTCGTGTCGCTGCCGGCCGCCCCGGTTGGCGCTGCCCCCGTGCCGCGGCTGACGGTGGCCGAGGCGTGAGCCGGGTGCTCGTCGTGGACGACGACCCGCAGCTGCGCCGCGCCCTGCGGATCACCCTGCGCGCCGCCGGGTTCGACGTCGTCACCGCCGAGGACGGGCGCACCGCGCTCGCCGAGGCCGCCGCCGCGCACCCCGACCTGGTCGTGCTCGACCTGGGCCTGCCCGACCTCGACGGCACCGAGGTGCTCGCCGGGCTGCGCCCCTGGTTCACCGGGCCGGTCGTGGTGCTCTCCGCCCGCGGCGACAGCTCGGACAAGGTGGGGGCGCTGGACGCCGGCGCCGACGACTACGTCACCAAGCCCTTCGACATGCCCGAGTTGCTCGCCCGGCTGCGGGTGGCGCTGCGCCGGGCCACCCCCCTGCCCGGTGAGCCGGTGGTGCAGACCGACCACTTCACCGTCGACCTCGCCGCCCGCCAGGTCATCGTCGGCGGCGTCCCCGTGCGGCTCACCCCCACCGAGTGGGCGCTGCTGTCGGAGCTCGTCCGCGCGCCAGGCAGGCTGGTCGGCCAGCGGGAGCTGCTCAAGTCGGTGTGGGGACCGGCCTACGAGCGGGAGACCAATTACCTGCGGGTGTACCTGGCCCAACTGCGCCGCAAGCTCGAGCCCGACCCGGCCCACCCGCGGTACCTGCACACCGAGCCCGGCATGGGCTACCGCTTCGTGAAGGACCCCCTTCCTCCCCACCCCTCGCACGCTGAGGGCGGGCCCCTGGACGGGGGCCACTGAAGGGTTGACGCCGGCGTAGCGCGCGACAGATCCTTTGTAGTAACTTTGCTACATGCCGCCGCGCAAACGCTCCGACGAGCCTCAGCTGTACAACCGGCTCACCGTCCTGCGCACGGAGCGCGGGATGTCCCGCCAGGAGCTGGCCGACGCGGTCGGCGTGCACTACCAGACCATCGGCTACCTCGAGCGCGGCGAGTACAGCCCCAGCGCCACCCTCGCGCTGCGGCTGGCTGCGGTCTTCGGCCTCCCGATGGAGGCGGTCTTCTCCCTCACCCCGTTCCGCACCCTGTCCGAGCAGGTCTACGGCACCCCGCTGCCCCGAGAAAGGGAGTCCCGATGAGCACCCCCACCCGCACCCAGCGCCGCGCCGCCCGCCTCGACGACCCGCAGTTCGAGTCGCTCCGCACCCCGCGCATGCGCCGCCGGCTGGTCGCCGCCCTCGCTGGGCTGCTGGTCGTCGAGGGCGCCCTCTGCCTTCTCGCCGAGCGTGCACCCGTGGTCTTCGTCGTCGGCCTGAGCATCGTGATGATCGCCTTCGTCCTGCTCCTCGGCGCCCTCAAGGCCAGCACCCGCGGGGTGGAGGAGCTCCCGGCGGACGCGCTGGACGAGCGCCAGTGGCAGGTGCGCGGCGAGGTGTACGCCCGCGCCTACTGGATCGGGTTCGGCCTGCTGACGGTGGAGCTCGCCGTCGCCGCCGTCTGGCTGACCGCCGGCTGGGCCGCCCCCGGCGCGGGCGTCGTCCTGGGCGCTCTCCTGCTGACGTTCCACATCAGCCTGGTGCTGCCCACGATGGTCGCCGCCGCCACCCGCCGCATCTGAGCAAGGACCCCGCTCCCCCCACGCTTCGCACGCTCAGCGCGGGACCTTGAACGGGATCTCGCGGTGAGCTCGCGAGTCGTGGGCGCCCTCCCTCAGACCTCGACGCCGCGGGCGGCCAGCCAGGCGACCGGGTCGACCCGCTTGCCGTCCAGGCCGCCGGAGTGGACCTCGAAGTGCAGGTGCGGGCCGGTCGACTGGCCACGACTGCCGAGCAGCGCGATCTGATCGCCGGCGCTGACCACCTCACCGGCCTCGACCTGGATCTTCTCCATGTGCCCGTAGACGGTCACGTCCCCGCTGACGCCGAGGATGTAGACGGCCAGGCCGTAGCCGCTGGCCGCACCGGCGCGCAGCACGACGCCGTCCTCGACCGCGTACTCCGGGGTCAGCATCGGCGCCGCCAGGTCGATCCCCCAGTGCATGGTGCCCCAGCGCTGGCAGAAGCAGCTGGTCAGCCGGGCCCCCTTCACCGGCGGCGACGCCTTCGGCCGGGCGGCCTCCGCCGCTGCCTCGGCGGCCTCAGCTGCGGCGGCCTGCTCCTTGGCGACCCGGTCGGCCCGCTCGGCACGGGAGGCGGCGACCTCCTCCAGCCGGGCACGCGCCTCGACCTCGGTGATCGCCAGCTGCGGGGTGAGCTCGGTCTCCAGCAGCCCCTCGGCGTCCGAGCCGAGCAGCTGCTCCACCGGGATCGACTCCCGGGCATCGGCGGTGGGCAGCGCCTGGGTGCCGACGAGGGCGACCACGGCACCGACGACGAGCGCCGCGAGCAGCGCCGCCGGGCGCCGGCGGGCCACCGCACCGGGCGTGGCCGGGAGGACGACCGGCCAGGACCCCGACGACGGGGAGGCAACGGGCCGCGCGACCGAGGACTGCGCCCCCGAGGACGGTGCGACCGAGGGCTGAGCGCCCGAGGACGGGGCGACCGCACGTCCGCGGGTGCGGACCGT
The Modestobacter marinus DNA segment above includes these coding regions:
- the kdpB gene encoding potassium-transporting ATPase subunit KdpB; translation: MTAALDRPPVHTPAEPRPQQRASIEWGPALAGAVRKLDPRGLVRQPVVFVVWVGSVFSTVLAITDTSVFGCLIAGWLWLTVLFANAAEAVAEGRGKAQADTLRKARQTTVAYLLDGGEVPAADLRPGMRVVVVAGQIIPGDGDVVEGIASVDESAITGESAPVIRESGGDRSAVTGGTTVLSDRIVVEVTSKPGETFVDRMIALVEGASRQRTPNEIALNILLSSLTIVFLVVVITLQPLAVYSGAEQSLTTLIALVVCLIPTTIGALLSAIGIAGMDRLVQRNVLAMSGRAVEAAGDVNTLLLDKTGTITLGNRQASEFVAVGGCSDEEVADAAQLASLADETPEGRSIVVLAKASYGLRGRDDLPGAEFVPFTAQTRMSGVDLPDGRQLRKGAAGAVLAWVRSQDGPVPPEVEDVVDSISAVGGTPLLLAVAASDGARVLGVIHLKDVVKAGMAERFAELRRMGIRTVMITGDNERTARAIAAEAGIDDVLAEATPEDKLALIQREQSGGRLVAMTGDGTNDAPALAQADVGVAMNTGTTAAKEAGNMVDLDSDPTKLIEIVEIGKQLLITRGSLTTFSIANDLAKYFAILPAMFAGVFPGLSSLNVMKLASPESAILSAVIFNALIIVALVPLALRGVKYRPASASAMLRRNLLVYGIGGVVLPFIGIKLIDLLVSLIPGIA
- a CDS encoding response regulator — protein: MSRVLVVDDDPQLRRALRITLRAAGFDVVTAEDGRTALAEAAAAHPDLVVLDLGLPDLDGTEVLAGLRPWFTGPVVVLSARGDSSDKVGALDAGADDYVTKPFDMPELLARLRVALRRATPLPGEPVVQTDHFTVDLAARQVIVGGVPVRLTPTEWALLSELVRAPGRLVGQRELLKSVWGPAYERETNYLRVYLAQLRRKLEPDPAHPRYLHTEPGMGYRFVKDPLPPHPSHAEGGPLDGGH
- a CDS encoding ATP-binding protein, with product MGGVIMGGMARGTLRIYLGAAPGVGKTFAALGEAHRRRERGCDVVVGLVETHGRPRTVAALDGLEVLPRAAVTHRGVTLAELDVDALLARRPDWVVIDELAHTNVPGSRHAKRWQDVEQVLDAGINVLTTVNVQHLESLNDVVEQITGVPQQETVPDAVVRRADQIELVDMSPEALRRRLAHGNVYAAERVDAALGNWFRIGNLTALRELALLWLADRVDEGLRTYKAEHAIDHVWEARERVVVALTGGPEGETLIRRASRVARRSGNGVLLAVHVLSGDGLAGASSGALRAQRSLVESLGGSYHQVVGDDVAEALLEFARGVDATQLVIGTSRRTRWARALRGGIGGRVIAGSGEIDVHIVTHSAAGSQRWRLPRSQGALTARRHWLGWLLAAVGVPVLALSCIAAQAALSLASVLLVFVLLVMAVAIVGGLWPALAAAVAGGLVANWFFTAPTGRLTVSQVDDVVSLFGGVVVAVAVAAVVDRSARRATAAARSRAETAMLASLSRSVLAGDRGLPSLLEQIREAFGLRSVTMVETAEGREQTVGTCGEHGADEQVEDVAVTDTLTLRLCGRALPAGDRRVLVSFAEQAAVALQQGRLAAQAAEASRLAAGNSMRNALLAAVSHDLRTPLAGIKAAASALRTEELELSESDRAELVATVDESADRLTGLVDNLLDMSRLQAGVVTPAAAPVDLAAVVSRALTWLEPTERRRVARGEAADLPPALADPGLLERVVANLLLNAASHATGGLHVDASRLDGRVELRVVDRGPGVPARDRDRMFAPFQRLGDSPAGQGVGLGLAVARGLTEAMGGTLTAEETPGGGLTMVVSLPAAPVGAAPVPRLTVAEA
- a CDS encoding DedA family protein; this encodes MSAVLDRVGGWPAVLVLGVAALVLALESGVIAGVLLPGSTTLVVLGLWSATTGTHPALPIAVAAAASAGGAVHGWLRGHQRRATGPPQGRLRTRVEPAVRQAETWLTSRSPRHTALVLAAAHWAAVTRTLTPRVAGGGGVPLRLLGPVVAASSTAWATTVVLLARELGQQVAAEAGWVPVTVVIVLAGALLVRRRLRHGPLTCRPHRQAG
- the kdpF gene encoding K(+)-transporting ATPase subunit F, with protein sequence MTWVALAVAIGLVLYLLGSLLFPERF
- a CDS encoding VOC family protein, with the translated sequence MLTSLSITSLYVLDQDQALDFYVGTLGFEVQTDQQFGPMRFLTVALPSDPGHAVLLELPAPPSVSPEIAGQVRDLVTKGAGGGHLFFTTDDAHKTHAALKEKGVELPEEPVVQPYGIDFGFRDPFGNSVRIAQMTPPPSA
- a CDS encoding helix-turn-helix domain-containing protein — its product is MSRASEDSNRRMLRARDAMDRAYAEPLDVPTLARLAHVSPAHFSRTFTATFGEPPHRYLQRRRVERAMFLLRSSDRSVTEICMSVGFSSLGTFSRVFADIVGEPPSVYRRRGPLAPVPSCFGMRWLRPSGETARSEKPGDPARS
- a CDS encoding M23 family metallopeptidase; amino-acid sequence: MGSRHAGATVRTRGRAVAPSSGAQPSVAPSSGAQSSVARPVASPSSGSWPVVLPATPGAVARRRPAALLAALVVGAVVALVGTQALPTADARESIPVEQLLGSDAEGLLETELTPQLAITEVEARARLEEVAASRAERADRVAKEQAAAAEAAEAAAEAARPKASPPVKGARLTSCFCQRWGTMHWGIDLAAPMLTPEYAVEDGVVLRAGAASGYGLAVYILGVSGDVTVYGHMEKIQVEAGEVVSAGDQIALLGSRGQSTGPHLHFEVHSGGLDGKRVDPVAWLAARGVEV
- a CDS encoding helix-turn-helix transcriptional regulator gives rise to the protein MPPRKRSDEPQLYNRLTVLRTERGMSRQELADAVGVHYQTIGYLERGEYSPSATLALRLAAVFGLPMEAVFSLTPFRTLSEQVYGTPLPRERESR
- the kdpA gene encoding potassium-transporting ATPase subunit KdpA — protein: MSSTAAGWLQVALLVLALVAVHKPLGDWMAHAFTTGPASPPGQEWPFLPTGSGHWRVERLVYRAVGVDADTEQRWPVYLRSVLAFSLVSVLFLYLLQRVQQWLPLDNEMAAVEPGSAWNTAVSFVTNTNWQGYSGESTMGHLVQMAGLAVQNFVSAAVGIAVAIALVRGFARSGTDRLGNFWVDLTRAIARVLLPLATVAAVVLVLGGVVQNLSSGTDATTLAGATQYLPGGPVASQEAIKELGTNGGGFYNANSAHPFEGPSAWISLFQVFLLLAIPFSLPRTFGRMVGDRRQGLAIVGVMASLAVASAALTSWAQARAGGAALQLAGAATEGQEVRFGGPLSALFGTATTLTSTGAVNSMHDSYTPTGGMLVLANMMLGEVAPGGVGSGLYGMLVLAVVAVFVAGLMVGRTPEYLGKKLGRREMTLASLYVLVTPVLVLTGTAVAVATDTGLSSLLNSGSHGLSELLYAFTSASNNNGSAFAGLSANTPFFNTALGLAMALGRFLPIVLVVALAGRLAVQGKAPVTAGTLPTHQPLFVGLLGAVVLVVVGLTYFPALALGPLAEALA